cttggatgcccatattggttcctacatattctacaaagatctttatcagtcaaacctttatgacaacatacatagttccctttgtctgttagtatgttacttgcccgagattcgatcgtcggtatctccatacctatttcaatctcgttaccggcaagcctctttactcgttccgtaatacaccatcccgtgactaactcctttgtcactttgcttgcaagcttcttgtgatgttgtattaccgagagggcccagagatacctctccgtcatacagagtgacaaatcccagtctcgatccatgtcaactcaactgacaccttcggagatacctgtagagcacctttatcacccagttacattgtgacgtttgatggcacacaaggcattcctccagagtccgggagttgcatgatctcatgatcgaagaaacatgtatttgacattaagaaagcagtagcaataaactgaacgatcatatgctatgctaacagttgggtcttgtccatcacatcattattctaatgatgtgatcccgttatcaaatgacaactcatgtctatggttaggaaaccttaaccatcttttgatcaacgagctagtctagtagagacttactagggacacagtatttgtttatgtatccacacatgtatttaagtttctgttcaatacaattctagcatgaataataaacctttatcatgaataaggaaatattataataacaactttattattgcctctcgggcatatttccatcagtttcccacttgcactagagtcaataatctagattacattgtaatgaatctaacacccatggagtcttggtgatgatcgtgttttgctcgtggaagaggcttagtcaacgggtttgcaacattcagatccgtatgcactttacaaatttctatgtctccatccttgacataTTCGCGAATAGAGTTGAAGCGTCGCTTGATATGTTTTGGTCTCTTGTGAAACCTGGCTTCCttggctaaggcaattgctccagtgttgtacaaaagattgtcattggacccgaCGCACTGGGTATTacccctagatcggatatgaactccttcatccagaccccttcatgcgctgcttccgaagcagctatgtactccgcttcacacgtagatcccgccacgacgctctgcttagaactgcaccaactgacaactccaccatttaatataaacacgtatacggtttgcgacttagagtcatccggatccgtgtcgaagctagcatcgacgtaaccctttacgacgagctcttcgtcacctccataaacgagaaacatacccttggtccttttcaggtacttcagaatattcttgaccactgtccagtgatccactcctggattactttggtacctccctgccatacttatggcaaggcacacattaggtctggtacatagcatggcatacattctagaacctatggctgaggcattgggaatgactttcattctctctctatcttctgccgtggtcgggctttaagtcttactcaatttcacaccttgcagaaCAGGCacgaaccccttcttggactgatccattttgaacttttttgaaatcttatcaaggtatgtgctttgtgaaagtcctattaagcgtcttgatctatcccgatagaccttgatgcccaatatgtaagcagcttcaccgaggtctttcattgaaaaattctaattcaagtatctttttatgttatccagaaattctatatcatttctaatcaacaatatgtcatccacatataatattagaaatgctacagagctcccactcactttcttgtaaatatatccttcaccataagtctgtataaaaccaaatgtttTGATCACCTCCAGCGCCTTGAGAGCACGTCGGGGTGCACCTCCAGCGCCTCGACCTCCGCGCGCGTGAGCCGCGTCGACTAGCCGTGGAGGAGGGTGTCGCTGCTCGTGTTGCAGCGGAGCTGGGATGTCGCGGCAAGGAGGTGGCAGCGACGCCGAGCTTGTCCCGGACATGtgtgcggcgaggcgaggcgagggcaGCGGTGTGCCGGGCGAGGCGTTCTGCGCAGGCGTGGGAGTTggggggggaggagaagagagAGCAACACATGGGTGGGACCGGAGGAAAAGTGAGGACAGAGGGAGTGGGAAGCTGACGGTGGGTCAAATGACATGCAAAACAGTCTCTCTCCTCCCCCAGCTGCCCCAGGATCCTGGGTTTGGGGTGAGTTCGCCAATCGAAATTTTGACCAAATCCGACGCTAATCGAGCTTGTGGGGGCGCGAGCGAGACTTTTTTCGTCCGCCAGCACCGAAAAAGTGTTCCTGGGGAAGGGTGGAGATGCTCTAATACGTTGTCCAGAATGGCTTCTGCTCTGCCATGTCATATTCAGCAGCCAGCAGCAACGAGACACTATAACTTCTTCAGCTGTATTCTTAATCTCAGTCTGCAACGTACGACTAGAACTTGACTGCTGACAAATTGGAAAGATCAAACAGTGCTACAATCCAAACACAAACGAGGAACCAAAAAAACAGTCAAAAACACAACACTGTTATGCAATGTTCTTGGCACGCACAAACACGAAAATGTCATCAGACCTTGCTAGACCGACCGACCACTCACACACATCAAAACCATCATGCTCAGCTTCTTCTACTATCAACTAGCTAGAGTCACAGAAACTTCAGTGCCCCAGTACTGGACGGAACTTGTTTGTCCCTAGAGGTTACAGACGCTAGCACTTCTTCTGCGGCTGCCTGATTCGATTCAGAAATCTCGTGTGCCGTGGCGCCGTCACGCGACGCCGGTGCTGTTGGCGGCCGCCGACCAGCAGTACATGCTGGTGGCCGCGGTCCTCATGGTGCTGGTCGACCCGCACTCGCTGTCGTGGACGGACGCGCTCGACATGTCCAGCCTCACGCCCCACGGGCACGCCGCGCTCGCCTGCGACTGGCACCGCTGGACGCGCACGGCGCCCTTCGGGGACGCCAGCCCGCGCGCGGCGGCCTGCGCCGGCCCCTCCAGCGACGCCCTGCGCCGGCCCGCGCTGGCCTGCCTCTCCCACGGCGACGCCACCTCGGGGGCCGACGACACCGACGCGCGCTGCCTGGGCGCGCTCTGCGACCGCGCCTTGGCGCGCGAGGACTGCGTGTTGGCCATGTAGCTGGGGAACAGCAGCGGGTGgtccgcgccggcgccggcgccgtggccctgctgctgcggcggcggtggctgcttgCACGACGCGTCCGAGGCGTAGTAGTAGTGGTACGGGCTGGCCCGCGCGGTGCCGAACGAGAAGTCCTCGTACCGCCCGCTGTAGGACCGCCCGCTCGCGTCCGTCAGCGCCGACGGCGTCGGCGACACCTTCTGGTACAGCTCCACCTTGGACGGCGTGCGGCAGAGCGGCGTGGCGTAGCAGCTGCTGCGCCGCGACGTCCTCGGCGTGCAGCGCACGTCGCCCGCCCCGGTGTCCACCTccacgatcttgatgttctcctccatCTCCTGCATTCCAGAACGAAATTTGGTTCCAGGCTTTTTGATGGTTCGGCCTGCGTGCCTCCGTTATTATCCAGCCAAAGTTTAAGAGAGGCCCATTCGCACGCACCTGATGCTGTCGGAGCCGGGGATGGTGCGGGGAGCGGCGTGTGGGCGTCATCCGTGGCGTGCGGAGGGGCCTCTCGACGTCGTCGAGGAGCCGGAGGCGCGCCGTGCGCGCCCTGTTCTGGGCGGCGACGAGCGCCTGCATGCAGCGCAGCGTGTTGCTGGCCTGCCGCCGGACGAGGTGGCCGCGCACGAGCGCCTGCAGCTTCACCAGCCCCCTGAGCGCGCACAGTGCCTTCCTCGCCTGCGCGTCGATCCCGAGAAACGAACCAAATCAGCCTCTCAGATAAAAACAATGCAAAATGTGCGACGACGTTGTCGCGGATCAAGAACCGGGGGACGCGACTCACCAGGTAGGATTTGAAGACGGACTGAATCTTGATCGCCGCGGCCTCCTCAATGCCGATGACGGCGCGCTTCGACCCCGGCGCGGACGCGGCGTACCGGACGACGGCGGCAGCCGCCTGCTTGGCCGCCACCGCGGCCTCGGCGGCGGCCGCGGTAGCGATCGCCACCGCGATGGCGCTCTGGTCGGGGTCCAGCACCCGCGGCTCCAAGAACGCGCCGTCCTTCCCCGCCCCGGCGGCCACCGCCGTCGCAGGCCGCCGGAAGCTCCACCTCCTCTTCTCCTTGGCCCCCGGGGTCGACGCCGGCGTCACCGTCTGCGGAGTCCACGCCGGCACCCACCGCGGCGTCTCCTCGGGGCCGGTCTTGTGGTTCCCGGCGTCCTTGCCCCGGTCCTTCTTGCCCGGCAAGAAGCTTCGGAGCCACCTGCCCGCCTTGCCCATCCGCGCCGGCGGGGCAGAGCTCGCTCTGATCGGCCTCTGCCAAGCACTGCGCGACCTTGCCGACTGCGAGGGCCAGCACTCAGCAGTAGCATTGCCGCAGAAGCGACCGCGGATCCGCCGATCGCTCTGCCATGTGCTCTCTCTCTGCTACGTGTGCCTTGTGCGATCCACTGTGGGACGTGCAGGGGGTGGTGGTGGGCTGCACGGGAATATATTTAGGCGCGACGACGCCATGGCCATGTGCGGCGGGCGACGCTGTGCGTGCTCTGGCTGGCTCGGTGCGCACCTGTAATAAGTGCGAGCACGCACGCACAGCACGTACCGTTACGTACATGGCGCGTTTATTTTTCGGTCGTACTCGTAGTACTGGCAGCGTCCGCGCGTAGAGGAATGAAATTTTTTGGGGGCGCAGCTGGTCGGCCTAGGGCCTAGCCCGCCGTAGCGTCCGCCCTGTTTTGTGCTGGCGACGCGCGCTTCCCGCTCCCGGAAGAATTTGGAGTGAGCTGCTGATGCTCTGCAATCATCAATGATGGTCCTGGGAAAGAAAATACTTGCTTGGCCAACATTTGAGATGAGCTGGCCTGGCAGGGTGAAAAGCTGATTTACGAGGATCGATCGTGGTACTAACTTGTTCCCAAAGCGATGCTGCGTAACCTCCTGCCTTCAATCAGTGAGCTTTTGACGGAGCCATCCTAACGTACATGGCAGTTTCACTCGATTAATAGTAAGAGCATATACAGCCGGACTATCCCCAGTCGACACGCCACAGCGATAATGGCCTTGCCGGTGGCAGGGCCTCTTCTTCGGCTCACAAAGTCCTCATGGACGATGGTGCTTCTTCGTCTCCGAAGACGGCATGTGGTGAAGATGACGGTTGCAAAAATCTTCTTCAATGAAGTTTTCTTGCATATGTTCTTGGGTatgtgttttttctctttctttctcgtGATTTTCACGATTTCGTGTTGTAATTTGACATTTGTTTAATGGTATGCGAAATCTCTCTTAAAAAGAAAAACATCTACAGCCGGACTGGCAAATCCGCCCCCTATACGTCCGCGGGCGCGTACGGGCTCGTCGGCGGACAGCGCCCACCGGCCCTCATATGTTGTGTCGTACATCCACATATCTCAAATTTCGATCCTCAAATCCATGCAATCCATGCACGTGATTATACGATACAAATTGTTCGAATTCAACAGTTCGAAACAAAGCCAAAGCAAATCATAGTTCAATAAAACGGACATGCCAAAATGAAATCAATGTCCGATCTTGAAGGATGGATTCAGATCACTGGTTGGGCGTCTGCTCCGAGCGGAATGCGTCCCGCTCCGCCTGAATCCGGGTTTCCTGATCCACCTGCACGCGGGCTGCATGATCCGCTGCCACTTCTTTGCATGCTCTTCCAAGAGGGTTTCGTAAGCCAACATGATCTTTCCATCCTCCACATCGCGTGCGAgttgcaacctctccttctcaagctcaaTCTCGCCAAATGTCTTGACCTTCTCGAGTTCCCATTTGATCGCCGCATCTTGCTTCTCCAACTCGATGTTCTCCCTCTCAATTTTGAGTTTCTTCTCCGCCCTCTTTCGGTCCCACTCCATCCTCTCCTTTTGCGCATccaacatgagcttgtacctcTCCTCTTTCTTGTACTCCCTTACCAAAAAAAAATGCCCGTCCATGTGGACAGCATTTTTGTAGCCGCGGCGTTACGGGAGGCCCGTAActtctcccacttgtttcccaTGACTTATTGGTTATCCTTTGGCATGGTGGCTCTTCCATTCATGACGACAACATCGTCCAACCCAATTGATTGGTGCGAGCTTGAGCCATCATTCCTCTTCTTGCCGGACTTGAGATCGGCCACAACTTGGTTCCACTTCGAATTGCCATTCAATATGATCCAACGATGGCTAAAAGCAAATGGCTTCTTCTCTACCTCGTGATACAAAGTAGCCGTCACGGCCGTAGCAAACAACATATGTGTGAGCACGAGAATGCAAAGACAAGAAGCATATGCAAATGACGACAAGATGAAGCAATTGAGCTTACGTGAGTTGCCAATCCCATCCCACTTTGAGGGTGTTTGGTCATTTGTTAGTAGTAGCCGACGTACTTGTTCACTTCCCATTGAATGGTCCCCCCATCGATGTTGGAGAGATGCCACATTGCGGGTGGTCACGATAGGATGCGGCTCCACATACTCCTTTTGTTCGTGATACTCCTTCTAAATCTTCTCCCAATACTTGTTCCCCTTTTGCTCCGTGCCGCATATTGGATCCATTGTTGTGGCCAACCAAGTTTTGACCAACAAGATGTCCTCAAATCTTGAGAATGCCGGACCTCTTGCCTTCgttgtcttggtcttcttctcttctTGCTCGGATTGGGCTCGGGTGTTGCCCCAACTTCAAATGCGGTGGTGCCCTCCAATTCATACTTCATTTCGGTCGGATCTTCATTGTCACTGATCATGTTCGACAAGAACGCCTCCTAGATGATCATGATTTTCAAGCATTCATCATGTGCGAAATAAACTAGTGATCTATGCAAAAATTTGATCGAACAGGAGCAAAGAAAACGTACGGACTCTTGTTATGTCAATCCGTCGAACATGTCGAGGGCAGCCTGGGCGGAGCCGCTGCCCGTGCTCATCTACGTCGGCGGAAAGCTCTCCGGAATGGCCCAGCCGGCCATCGAATCCTTGTCTGTCCCAACGGGGTCGGATGGCGTTAACCGCGTCGGCACTCGGATGGAGGAGGAGAGAACTGCTCCACCATGTCCGAACctccccgctccgccgccgcctccctctctcgctgCCGGTGTCGCCGCAACTTTCGGGCCACGTTCTCTGCATTGCAAGAGGAGCTGACGGACGAGGCAGACTACGTCTCCGTCGCGGCAGTTGGGGACGGGCTGGACAACATCTCCGGCGGTGGATCAGGTTAGGTGGTGAGGATGGGGAGCAAGGGTGAAGGACGGCGAGGGCTCGGGCGTGGGAAAGCTTGGAGgacggcgggaggaggaggaaggatttGGTGCAATTGGAGGTGGAGTCGTGTTGTCTGGTCCGACGTgacgggcgtgcccgggcgccctATATCCGTTCCATATTTGAGCTTGATATGAGAGATGTCGGTCAGCCCGTGCATCTGAGACCCGTTTAAGAAACCCGTCTGGATCTAAAAATCGTGACCGGACAATGAGCGGACGACCCGCCGGCGCGTACGAGGCGTGTTTGAAGCGccgggctgtagatgctctaagcgaCAGGAAGGATAATAACACAGAATCTTGGTTTACCGATGGAACTGGGTGGCACGATGatcggatgatgatgatgatgatgccagGTTTGACCGTGGTTAAAATAAGCGCTCCTGCATGTGGTGGTGACCGATGCAGATGCAGCCGTGCTCCAGCTTCTTATCCCAGACTGCCCATCTCTCATTTGAAAAATAAAGGCAAGGCGGAGCAACTGGACTCTGGATGTCACTCACACATGGCCCAGCTTATGTGCGTCGTCAAATGATCAACTACGCCCATTCTTAACTAACCCAATCTAGGCTTTCTAGCGCATGATCCGATTTCAACCACTAGCAGTGTACGGACGCACTGCTAGTTTACCATATCATGAGTGAGCCTTTTTAACCAGCTTCCCCATCTGTTACCATGTGTTCCACAACTGTTGCGACACAGTAGCTGCAGACGGACGGACGGACCCTGGGCTTTCAAAACAAGATCGGACGGTCTCTTGTGTACGTACGGTGCAGTGACCGGCGACAGTTTAACTGGCTCGACTCGCCTCGGCTGTGGGGGCAGGACGGGCAGGATGGGTTTAAATGTGCTAGCCTGGACAGGGCATCTCGTGCATGGTGGATGGGGGGACACGACCGGGGACGGAGAGGAACAAATCCCATTCAATTCTACGTACGTACGCACTCGATCTAGTATCTATCTAGATATCTGGGGTCTCTCTCGCTCCCTCTAATCCAGTTCAAAAGCCTGGATTTGAACCTTTGCTCCGCCGAATTGCCGCCACGCGGAGAGAGAAAATTGGGATGAGGGGCCATTAATCGGCTGGACCTCTCGCTGAATTGGGCTTTCGGGTAGCTCGCGTGGCGTGGGGCTTGCTGTTTTTTGTTTTGAACACGTCTGCCTCTTCTCCACTATGTATGTGTGATGTGTCCAAGCTTGAAATTCATTGCATGCCCTGGTGTTTGATTTGAATGTTGAGCCGCTGAGCTATGAACTAGTACTAGTATGATAGTACTATGATTAATACTACTTCAGAAAAGAAATGCCATGATAGTAAATGATTGCAAATTGGATAGGCATCTTTCTGAAGTGGAGCTAGGATTAGGATCGCGGTGACTAATCGGGATCCGCATCTGATTGCAGAGACAAGAATCATGCTCATCGAATTGGGTGCAAACAATGTAGCTAGACTGTACTAGACCAGCAGATATAGCAGAGCACGTGGTGTCTGGATCTCGAGCATTACAAAACACACCGCCAATTAACTGCCTTATCGTGGTTATCCGTCCACTAGGTTAGGAATTTTTCTGGGATTTAAGTATCTAGCGGGGTGCATCCGGAATGAGTTGGGTTAGGTTTAACTAATCCATGTGTGCACTCCCCATGAGACGACAGCAAGTTAATGACTGGCGGTAAGCTGCAGGGGTAGTGATTCCTTTCTTCCTCCCCTCCCCTTGCGTGTGGATGCTCGGTACTTTGACGTGCGAGGATGCTTGGTACTTGATGCGTGAGGATGATTGACGGAGCCTAGCGCTCCTGCCACCTTTGCAAACAAGGGAttatgcatgcacgcacgcacacagATCATTTCCAGTAGGAGTGGATGAGATTAAAGTTggccttttttctttcttcttttgtgCACTTTGAACCTTTACAGAAGGGCGGTCACATGGCTTGCAGGATACGTACATACCTTGCGGTTCAGGGTTTGGTTGGTCATCCCAACAAGAACTTTCCTAGAAAATCCACCGAGAAGAGCAAAAGGGGTGATGGTTTTATCCTCTGGCAGGCCACTGGACACGTGCCCGCCAAGGAAAGTCTCCCTCCATCTTTCCCGGGCGCACTGCGCTGGAGTTATCTCTCTTCggacttttcttttctttctcttctgcGCGGGTCCTGTGTTGTGCTTGTACGTGACGCGGGCGAAGAGAATCCAGATTTCAGAGAGAAACGCTGGTCAAAATTGCTCTTGGGCCAGGGGGAGGGACAGCCATGAGGTTCCCACTAACCGACGGACAGGTGCAGTGAGACCAACGCTGGCTCAACAAGGCACTGCGAGCCAGGTGGGGCTTGGCTGCAGCGTGCGGATGGAGCCCGATCGTGGGCTGAGTTTTTTTTTTGAATGTTGGTAGTTGATCTATCAAATTCATTGATCAGGGAGAAAGAGTAACAGGAGCGCCGAAAAAGGCAAAGACATCAAAGAAACGATGCCATTAAAAGGAAAAAAGATGCACAAAAGGGTCCTCAACCCGAGTCAAAAGGAATTCCAGCTCCTGCCATGTTTCACATAGTGATTTCGTCCTTCAGTCGTTGCACGAAGGTGCGCATGTCCATCCGTAAGTCCTGGAAAATCCGTCGGTTGCGCTCACGCCATATCTCCCAGGAGACTAGATGCATCAAAGAAAGAACTCCTTTCCTCTTATCAGATGCGGCTTTACTCCAGCAAGATGTCATCCATTCCTTGATGTTGGTAGTGGCCACCCAGCTACCAGTCTGCATGGAAGGCAGACTTGCAAGCCCAGCCAGTGTATCCCAAGCGCCGCGCGACCAAGGGCACTCAACAAGCAAGTGGTATGCTGTCTCAAGGCTGCGTTCACAAAGCGGGCAAAAGTAGTTATTATCCCATCCACGCCTTTGGAGCAGGTCAGCCGTAGGTATGCGTCCAAGGGTTGCCGTCCACAGAAAGAAACGACAGTTACCCGCCGCCCAGCAGGCCCATAGCAGATTGGTCGCCTCCGGTGGAACCGAGCCCAAGAACTGGATATGGTATGCCGACCTAGCAGTGTATGTTTGATCAGCTGTGAACCTCAATACAATCTGATCAGGCGCGTTGCCGGTCAGTTGAACTGAgtcgaggagggaggcaagccGGGTCAGCTCATCTACCATCCCGTCCGTGAGCCCGTGCGCGAGGTCCTTCAGCCAGCGCTCATTATGCATGGAGTCCCTAACTGAGCGGTTTTTCCTAATGGCAATCTCATATAGGCTTGGGGCGACTACCTTGGGACATTGACCCTGCGGCCAACGGTCATGCCAGAAGCGGGCAAGCCGACCGTCGCTAACCGTGATAGTAGTGGCCATAGAGAATAGAGCCCGGTCCTGTTTGTCACAAGGCAGGTCCAGCCCGACCCAAGGTCGCGGCGGCTGCTGCCATGACATCCAGAGCTAGCGCAAACGCAGCGCCCGACCAAAATTTTCAAGATCAAAGACCCCcaggccgcccaagtgcttcggcCGCGTCAACAACTGCCAGCTCACTCTGCACTTCCCTCCATTGCACTCTGCCTCCCCGCTCCAAAGCCAAGCCCGACAGAGCTGGACGACGCGTTTCTGGATCCATGTCGGCAGCTTGTGCACGGTCATTAGGTATACTGCCAACGATAGGAGGGTAGACTTAAGGAGCACTAATCTTCCACTTTTCGCCATCATGCTCCCTTTCCAATTGGCTGTCTTGTCTCCAAATTTAGCTAACCACGGCTCAAGATCCACCTTCCTCAGAGCATGCAGCGAAAGTGGCATTCCGAGATAGGTGCATGG
This window of the Triticum aestivum cultivar Chinese Spring chromosome 5D, IWGSC CS RefSeq v2.1, whole genome shotgun sequence genome carries:
- the LOC123122748 gene encoding protein IQ-DOMAIN 19, translated to MGKAGRWLRSFLPGKKDRGKDAGNHKTGPEETPRWVPAWTPQTVTPASTPGAKEKRRWSFRRPATAVAAGAGKDGAFLEPRVLDPDQSAIAVAIATAAAAEAAVAAKQAAAAVVRYAASAPGSKRAVIGIEEAAAIKIQSVFKSYLARKALCALRGLVKLQALVRGHLVRRQASNTLRCMQALVAAQNRARTARLRLLDDVERPLRTPRMTPTRRSPHHPRLRQHQEMEENIKIVEVDTGAGDVRCTPRTSRRSSCYATPLCRTPSKVELYQKVSPTPSALTDASGRSYSGRYEDFSFGTARASPYHYYYASDASCKQPPPPQQQGHGAGAGADHPLLFPSYMANTQSSRAKARSQSAPRQRASVSSAPEVASPWERQASAGRRRASLEGPAQAAARGLASPKGAVRVQRCQSQASAACPWGVRLDMSSASVHDSECGSTSTMRTAATSMYCWSAAANSTGVA